The following DNA comes from Candidatus Desulfofervidus auxilii.
TCCTCATGCTGGGGAAGAAGGATTAATGGGAGATGAAGAAATAAAGATTATATCTCCTGCTATAAAAAAGGCTAAAGAAAATGGGATTGATGTAAAAGGGCCATTTCCACCAGATACTGTATTTTATTTAGCAAATGAGGGAAAATTTGATGTAGTTATTTCTATGTATCATGATCAAGGTTTAATACCCTTTAAACTTTTACATTTTCGTGATGGTGTTAATGTTACAATGGGATTACCTATTGTTCGTACTTCTGTGGATCATGGTACAGCCTATGATATTGCTGGAAAAGGTATAGCAGATGAAAGGAGTCTTTTTTCCGCCCTTTGTTTAGCTGCAAAAATGGCTTTTAAATTTTAATATTTTTTCCTTTCAATATAGGCATAAGCATTATGATTATGGATGGATTCAAAGTTTTCTGCCTCTACAGCAAACCAAGTAATATTATCATCTGCTAGAAGTTTTTCAGCGATTTCTCTTACTACATCTTCTACAAATTTTGGATTTTGATAAGCCTGTTCTGTTACATATTTTTCATCTATCCGTTTTAATACTGAATATATTTGGGATGAGCCAGCCTTTTCTACTAATTGAATAATATCTTCAAGCCAAACAAATTTTTTAAAACGAAGCCTTAGATTAACAATTCCTCTTTGATTATGGGCACCAAAATCACTTATTTCTTTTGAACAAGGACAAAGTGTACAAATAGGTACTTTTACACCAACCTCTAAATCCAATTTATTTTTTAAACTTCCTACTAATCGACAACGATATTCCATTAATCCTTTTGTTTTTGAAACAGGAGCTTTTTTTTCTATAAAATAAGGAAATTCTATTTCTAAATGAGCAGAAACAGCATTTAATCTTTCTTTCATTTTTTTGAGAATTTCTTTTATGCTTTTTAAGCTAATTAATTCTTCTTGATACTCATTTAATATTTCCACAAAACGGCTCATATGTGTTCCTTTAAACTGATGTGGTAAACCTACATACATATTAATAGAAGCCACTGTTTTTTGTTTCCCTTTTTCTCTGTCTAAAACAGTAATTGGATATGAGATATTTTTTATACCAACTTTATCAATTTCTATGCGACGTGTGTCAGGAAGATTTTGTACATCAACTATATTTTTCATCACTCATTTTTACAATAGAAATGAAAGTGTGTCAAAGGAATTATTTATCATTTTTGGATTGATTTTTTAGTAAAAAGCTTTATTTTAAATTTGTGACATTTAAATCTGTGAAGGAGAAATTGGAAAAACTTTATGCTATCCTCTCACCTGAGGATAAAGTTTTAATAATTATTTTTCCGGATCCTGATGCTATTGCTAGTGCTTGGGCTTTAAAAAGACTTCTGTGGCGTAGAGTGCAAACAGTAACTATTGCCTATATAAGAGAAACAAAAAGATTAGATAATCTGGCTATGCTTAAGTTACTTAAAATTAATATTTGTTCTTTTTCAGATATAGAACTTTCTTCTTTCACAAAATTAGCAATTGTAGATTCCCAACCTAGTCATTTTTCAGAATTAAAAGACATTTTTTTTCATATTATTATTGATCACCATCCTTTAAATGGGGAAATTGAAGGTAATTTTATAGATATTGTGCCAGAGTGTGGTGCTACAGCAACACTTTTGACTGAATATCTACGAAGAGCACGTATTAAACCTTCTTCTGCTTTGGCTACTGCTCTTTTTTATGGAATAAAAACTGATACACAAAATTTTGCCTTTAGAGGCACAGAAAGAGATATTAAAGCTTTTCGATACTTATTTAATTATATCAATCATACAATCATTCGTAAAATAGAAGGTTCTGAAATTAGTTTAAATAATATCCCATATTTTAAAAAGGCATTTAATGTTATGCAGGTAAATTTGGCTCAACATCAGATATTCATTTACTTAGGAAAAATAACTGAATCAGATATATGTGTTATTTTAGCCGATTTTTTCCTAAAAATTGCTGAAATTTCATGGAGTATAGTGGCTGGCCGATATAAAAACCGTCTTATTATTATTTTTCGAAGCGATGGCTATCGTAAGCATGCAGGTCGATTAGCAGAAAGGGCATTTGGTCATCTAGGTCAAGCAGGAGGGCATAAGGAAATGGCTAGGGCTGAAATTCCACTTAATAGGCTTAAGGATATTTTAAGAAGTTTTACCGATAAAGATATAAAACAATTTATTTTAAAACAGATAATTAAAATGGGGTCATAAAATGATATTAGAACAAATGAGTTATATAGAAAAAGTGGGGCGTTTTATTTATCTATTTTTACGTGAAGAATTAGAAAGATTTCTAATAAAAAAAGCATTAATTGATTCTTTTTTTAATTTTTTAAAAGAAGGTTTAGAATATCCTTTTGTAGATAAACGTGAGCTTAAACCAAGAGCTAGAATTTATGAAAAAGAGTATCCATTACATCATGCTTTTTTAGTAATATTTTCTGAAGGAACATTACCAAGCTATTGCAAACGTTATATTCGTTTTTTTGAAAGTAATAAATTAGTTAAAGAAAATTTGCAATATTTAGTAGATTTAAAACTTTACAAAAAATTTTCAAAAAATTTAAGCTATTTTGAACAAAGTGATTTTTTTAAACTTCTGGATCAAATTTTACCTGTAGATTTTGCCCTTCTTATTCAGCGAGAAGGTTTATTAAGAAGACCTCGTTATCTTTTATCTCATTTTCGTGTAAAAATAGATTGGCCTATTGATGCTGCAGCAGAAGATCTAGCAAAATACTTACGTTATATTTCTAGAGATTTATATGAAAAAGGAGAAAAGTATGCTGAGCTTTTACAGCAGAAATTCTTTGAATATTATGGTTTTCACCATACTGCTGGTGGTCGGCGATCTGCTGCTATCATTGCTGCTCAATATCTTAAACACCTTGAGTTTATTTCCACTATTTATGTTGCTAGTGCTAGTTGTCGCTCTCTTATTCGCATTACAACAGAAGGCACTATTAGTAAATTTGTCCTTTTAAGATTAACTAATGAAGAGATAGAAAAAATAGCTATAGAAAATCATATGGATAAAGAAGAATTTGAAAAATATTTTATTTTTCATCGTTTTGATGAATATGGTATTGCTCTTTTTCAGGTTATTTATACACATACAGAAGTTTCTACTCCGCCTTCTGATGGAAAATTAAGGGAATTAAATCCAGATGCTTATTGGATAATAGTAAATAAACAATTACTTTTACCTATATTGAAATTTCCTGAAATTCGCCCTATAGAATATCGTACTATTTATGCATAAGGCCCTCTTTGAAGAGGGCCTTTATATTTATTCAACCTTAATCTTAATCTCTTTCTTTTTAGCCTTTTCAGATTTAGGTAAAACAATCTTTAATATACCATTTTTATAAGAAGCTTCAATTTTATCTTCATCCACCTCTACAGGCAATCTGATAGTTCTTACAAAGCTTCCATAGCGCCGTTCTACCAAGTGATAATCCTCATCTTTTTCTTCTTTTTCTTGCTTTTTCTCTCCCTTAATAGAAAGGACATTACCACTTAATGTAATTTCTACATCCTTTGGATCAACTCCTGGAAGTTCTGCTTTTACAACTAGATTATCCTTTGTTTCAGTAACATCTAGTGCTGGAGCCCATCCCTCTATTGGTTCAAGTCCTACTCTTTCACCAAAGAAACTTTCCCAGAGTCTGTCCATTTCCTTTCTCAAGCTTTCGAGTTCCCTTCTTGCTCTCCAAGGTAGAATTTCAAACATATCTATCACCTCCTTTTTATTTTATTTTTTATTTTGTTTCCTTTTTTAAAGTAATCATTATTTTTAAGTAGTCAAGGATTTAATAAAAATAATCGGCTTGACATTTATGTAAAAATTAGGTGTAGTATAGGCTAAATTATGAAGGAGGGTGATATGAAGAAAAATGTTGTTAGCGGTATTGTAATTTGTTTGATAACTTTTTATTTTGATTTTGCTTCAGCTCAAATTCAAGGTAAATTTTGGTTTGGTGGTATGGGTGCATATCTTGATTATAAAGAGAAAGAAGCAGGTAAAGTTTTAGATAAAGATTATGGCTGGCTTCCTGGATTTGAAGGAGGGTTTTTATTAAGTGAAAGGGATTGGATGCTTAGAATTATGGGTAGAAGAGTTAGTGGTGATGTAACTTATGATGGTCAAACAAGCGAAGGAGTACCTTTAAAGTTTGATAATGAACATGAAACAATTTGGTCAGTCGAATTGAATTATGGATATACTTTTAAAACTATAATTAACATTACTCCATATGTTGGTATTGGTTATCGGAAATGGGTGAGAGGGAAGGCTCAATTAGTTCAAGCAGCTGATGGTAGCTATACTTGGGATTATAAAGAAGTTTATAAATGGGGATATGTACCAGTAGGAGTAATTTTGGAGAAAAGGTTTTTAAGGTCTTTTAAAATAGGTTTTGATGCTGCTGTAGTATTTCCTTTTAATATGAAAATGACTGCGTATCTGAGTGAAATTGGTGGTTCAGATCTAGATTTTGATTTAGGTTGGCATGTTGGAGGAAGATGTGAGTTGCCTATTGCCTGGTATATTAGACCTGCAACTGCTTTTTATATTAACCCTTTTTATCGTTATTGGAATATAGGAGAATCTAATATAGTATTTGGGTTTTATGAGCCTCATAGCATTACCCATTATTATGGTGTTAGTTGTGGGGTAATGTTTGAATTTTAAAAAAGGAGGGTGAAGATGAAATTAACTGACATTTTACCAGTTGAAGAATGGCAAAAATTAGCAGAAGAAATTTTTAAAAAATTTGATATGAATGCTTCAGTAAATGATGAGGAAGGATTTATTATTCATCCTGCACCAGGTTGGGCTAATGAAATTTGTCCAAAGATTAAAGGAGGAGAAGAAACAAGAACAGTATGTGCTTCTGCACATCAATATTTGATGAAGATGGCTCAGGAAAAAAATGCTCCAGCAGAAGGAGAGTGTGATGTAGGTTTTACAAAATTTGTTGTTCCTATTTTTTATGAAGGAAAATTTTTAGGTACTGCAGGAGGATGTGGTTTTTTAATGGAAGGTAATGAATTAGATACATTTTATATTGCTAAACTGCTTCATCTTAGTGAAGATGAAGTAGAAAATATGGCAGCGAAAGTTAAAGTATTTTCTGAATCAGATTTAAAGGAAGCAATAGCATTTGTTGAAAAACGCATAAAGGAAATTTTAAGTAAATAAATGAGGATACTTCTTATTGAAGTAAATCCTTTTGCACCCCCAACTATACCTATCTCTTTAGGCTATATAGCAGCTTTTCTTAAAAAAGAAGGATTTGATGTAAAAATTCTTAATATTTCTCAAGAAGGGGAGTATTCTATTAAAAAATTAGGAAATTTTATTAAGGAATTTTCCCCTCAACTTGTTGGCTTTAGTACTTATCAACGCAATATTTTATTTGTTTTAGGTTTTGCCCGTTTTATCAAAGAAATTAATAAAGAAATAAAAATCGCCTTAGGCGGCCCTCAAATTACCTTTATGCCTAGTGAAGCTTTAAGAGAGATGCCTATGGTAGATTACCTCTGTCGTAGTGAAGGTGAGCTTAGTCTTTTAAGCATTGTCAAAGCAATAGCTGGTGGTAATCCTTTTAATGGTATACAAGGTGCAACATATCGGGTAGATGGAGAAATCAAAGAAGGTGAACCAATTAAAGGTTATGAAAATTTAGATAATTATCCCTCACCTCATCTTATGGATATTTTTGATTATAATCCAGTGGAAGAAGTAATTTTGATTACTTCAAGAGGATGTCCTTTTAATTGTGTTTTTTGCTACACACCTCAGGCATCTGGACATAAAATAAGATTTCATTCTATAGAAAGGGTGCTTGAAGAAATAAAATGGATAGTAAAAAAAGGGAAAAATCAGTTATGGTTTGCTGATCCAAATTTTTCTTTTAAAGGAGAAAGAGTTCATCAATTGCTTGAAGGGATTTTAAGAGAAGGACTCAAGGTAAAGATATGGTTAGAGACAAGAGTGGATTTAATTGATGAAGAAATGATTAAAAAGATGAAAAGAGCAGGGGTACATACAATTGCCTATGGACTTGAATCTGCTTCAGAGCGTATTTTAAAAATTATCAAAAAGAAAATTTCTATTGAACAGCTTGAGAAGGCTATTTTTCTTGCTCAAAAAAATGGGATTGAAGTTGAAGTCTTTTCTCTTTTTGCTCTGCCAGGTGAAACCTTTAAAGAAGCATTACAGACACTTGAATTTGTAAAGGCACATGGGATAAAAATTCAAGGCAATTCTAATGCACAGCAGATGCAACTTTATTTTGGTTCTCCCATTACAAATAATTATCAAAAATATGGTATCAAGCCTTTTTCAGAAAAAAGGCCATTATATATTTCTATTGGAGATAGATATGAAACAGAAACTATGTCTAGAGAAGAGATAGCTACTATAAAAAAACTTTGGAGAGAGCATTCTTTAGATAAAGGGAGGAGAATAGTTTCCTAATGCATATTGTCTATATAAAACTCAATACAGATTTTTCTATTTCTTCATTATTGCCTGAATTGGATATGTTTAACGAAATATATTTTTTTATTGAAGATTTTAAAAAAAATTTTCAAAAATTGCTTATTATTATCAAAGAGATAACAAATTTTTTAGAAAAATACTCCTTTTGCCAAATTCGTTTACATTTGGTTCATCCATACGAAGAAGGTCTAGAATCTTTTTATAATACAATTTATCAAATGCTTAATCCATTTAATTTAGAAGGTTATAGTCACCAGATTACTCCACGTTTAATGATTTTTCCAATAATTTTTTCCCCTCCATTTTCAAATACTTCACTTTTTTCCTTTTTAGAATCACATTTTATGCCACCTGGTGTAATTGTAAATAAAGGTGTAAAAGAAAAAATAAAAAATATTGAGAGAATTTTTATTATGTCTCATTCTGATTTTTTACTTTCTATTGCTTATCAAAATTTTTTGTTAAATCTTTTAGAAAATATGCGTTTATTGGGAGAAAATTGGTGCCTTTGTCCTAAGACAATAATTATTGATAAAGGGCAAATTTTTCCCTGTATACGTGCATATCAATTTAAATTGAAACATTTACCTAAAGGTCTTTGTTCTCAATGTCGTTATGAGCTCCTTAACATATTTTCAAATACATCACTTATAGGTAATGAAGAATTAGTAAACCTTCATTTCCGGCTAGGTCTTACTTGTTTTGAAAAGGAAGAAATAGAAATAGCTTCAAAACATTTTTATCAAGCTTTAAAATTTGTTCCTTCTGATGAAAAAGAAGATGTTTATTATTATCTTGGTCTATGTCAAGCACAACTTGGTGAATATGATTTAGCCATTGAATATTTAAAAAAAGCAAATATTCAGCATTACAATACTTATTTTTATCTAGGTTTTTCTTATTTTCAAAAAGGAAATTTCTTGAAAGCAAAAGAAAATTTAGAAATAGCTTTAAATTTCTTTCCACCATTAGAAGAAAAATTGATGATAGCACTCTATCTTGGCCATGTTTATAAAGAATTAAAGATGTATAAAGATGCTATTTTTTTACTTAAAGATATAGAGAAAAAAATACCTGTTAAAGAAATATATAATTTGATGGGTACATGTTATTTTAAACTTAATTCTTATGAAGAAGCTGTTTTTTGTTTTAAAAAGGCTATTTCTCTTGATCCTAATTCAGCCATTGATCATGCTAATCTTTGCTTGGCTTTAAAAGCATTAAATAAAAAAGAAGAAGCAAAATTTCATTGTGAAAAAGCACTATCTCTTGATCCAACTATTGAATTTGCTTATAAAGCATTAAATGAATTGAAGGAGATATAATGTTTTTAGAAACAGCTATTTCTGATTTAAAAAAGCTTTCTGGGAAAAAAATAAAAATATATTTAATTAATAATCAGCAATCAGAAATATCTTTAAAATTAAAAGATTTTACTTTATTTTTAAAAGAACATTTGCCAGATATAAAAATAGAAATCAAAAAAGAAATTTTACCAGCATATCCTGCAATTAAATTAACTGATGAAAAAGAAAAAATACAAATTTATTACATGGCTATACCTGAAGGAGGAGAATGGTTGCCTTTTTTAAAAGCTTTAGAAGCAATAACAACAGGAAAAAGTTTTTTAAATCAAAAAGAACTTGAAAGAATAAAAAATATTAAAAAATCTATAGAAATTAAGGTATTTATTACTCCTATCTGTCCTTTTTGCCCTTTAGTGGTAGAAAAAGCTAATCAATTAGCAATAGCACATTCATCTATAAAAACATTTGTTATAGACAGTAATTTTTATTCTGATTTGGCTAAGCAATATAAAGTCACTGCATCACCTACAGTGGTTATTAATAAGGATTATTTTTTAGTAGGTACAGAGGCAAGGGAAAAATTAATAGATTTTTTAGAAAAGGCTAACCAAATAATGTATGATGCTGAAGTATTAAAGTCTTTGTTAAAACAAGCACAGGCAGATCGTGTCATAGAGCTTTGTCAAAAGGATGAAAAATATTTATATAATTTATTAAGTTTATTAAAAGCACCAGAACTCTTTACAAGGATTGGTGTAATGAGGGTTTTAGAAGAATTGGCAGAAAAAAGAGAAATTAAAGAAAAAATTTTGCCTTCAATAATAGCAATGTTAGATACAAAAGAAGAAAGAGATAAAGGAGATATTCTTTTTTTATTAGGATTAATTGGTAACTTAGAAGTTGTGCCAATCATTCAAAAAATAGCTGAAAATGCCTCTCCTGTAATTAAGGAGATTGCGCTTGAAGCGATTGAGCAAATAAAAGAAAGAGAAACTTTACATTAAGCCATATCTTTTTTTATAAGCTAATAATGTATTTTTAAGAAGCATAGCTACAGTCATCGGTCCAACTCCCCCTGGTACAGGTGTAATAGCCGCTACTTTAGATGAAACATCTTCAAAATCTACATCTCCACATAGTCCTTTTTCTGTGCGATGTATGCCTACATCAATAACTATTGTCCCTTTTTTTACCATATTTTGTTTAATAAAACGTGGTTTACCAATTGCTACAATAAGGATATCTGCCCTTAAAGTATGAAAAAGAAGGTCTTTAGTAGCAGTATGGCAGACAGTAACTGTAGCATTGCCTGTATTTTTTTGCATGAGTAAAGCTGCTAATGGTTTACCAACGATATTGCTTCTGCCAAGAATAACTACTTCTTTACCTCTTGTCTCAATGCCTGCACGACAAAGTAATTCCCATATACCAGCTGGAGTACATGGTATAAAGCTAGGTTCACCTATTAATAAGCGGCCTAGATTATAAGGGTGAAAACCATCGGCATCTTTCTCTGGGTTAATAGTTTCAATAATTGCTCTTTCTGAAATAGAAGGTGGTAATGGAAGTTGCACTAAAAATGCATCTACTGTTTCTTTATGATTTAATTGATTAATAAGTTCACATAATTTTTCTTGAGAAGTATCTTCAGAAAGATGATATAATTCAAATTCTATTCCAATCTCTTTACATGCTTTTTCTTTAGCCCTTATATAACTAGCTGAAGCAGGGTGTTCCCCTACCCAAATAACAGCTAGACAAGGAGCTCTCTTAATTTTTATTTTGAGACTTTCAATTTCTTCAGCTAATTCTTGTCGTATTTTTGAAGCAATTTCTTTACCACTAATGATTATAGCCATTTCCCCCTCCTATCAATATTTATCAAAATACCCACTCCAATAAAGTTAATAAGTGTAGAAGAACCTCCATAACTCATAAATGGTAAAGGAATACCTACTACTGGAAGTAGCCCTAATGCCATAAAGATATTGATAACTATCTCCCAGAAAAACATACTGATAATACCTGCTGCTAATAAAAAAGTAAATGAATGGCAGGCATTTTCTGAAATTTTTATTCCTGTAAGAATAAGAA
Coding sequences within:
- the folD gene encoding bifunctional methylenetetrahydrofolate dehydrogenase/methenyltetrahydrofolate cyclohydrolase FolD, which codes for MAIIISGKEIASKIRQELAEEIESLKIKIKRAPCLAVIWVGEHPASASYIRAKEKACKEIGIEFELYHLSEDTSQEKLCELINQLNHKETVDAFLVQLPLPPSISERAIIETINPEKDADGFHPYNLGRLLIGEPSFIPCTPAGIWELLCRAGIETRGKEVVILGRSNIVGKPLAALLMQKNTGNATVTVCHTATKDLLFHTLRADILIVAIGKPRFIKQNMVKKGTIVIDVGIHRTEKGLCGDVDFEDVSSKVAAITPVPGGVGPMTVAMLLKNTLLAYKKRYGLM
- a CDS encoding thioredoxin family protein, which produces MFLETAISDLKKLSGKKIKIYLINNQQSEISLKLKDFTLFLKEHLPDIKIEIKKEILPAYPAIKLTDEKEKIQIYYMAIPEGGEWLPFLKALEAITTGKSFLNQKELERIKNIKKSIEIKVFITPICPFCPLVVEKANQLAIAHSSIKTFVIDSNFYSDLAKQYKVTASPTVVINKDYFLVGTEAREKLIDFLEKANQIMYDAEVLKSLLKQAQADRVIELCQKDEKYLYNLLSLLKAPELFTRIGVMRVLEELAEKREIKEKILPSIIAMLDTKEERDKGDILFLLGLIGNLEVVPIIQKIAENASPVIKEIALEAIEQIKERETLH
- a CDS encoding tetratricopeptide repeat protein, whose product is MHIVYIKLNTDFSISSLLPELDMFNEIYFFIEDFKKNFQKLLIIIKEITNFLEKYSFCQIRLHLVHPYEEGLESFYNTIYQMLNPFNLEGYSHQITPRLMIFPIIFSPPFSNTSLFSFLESHFMPPGVIVNKGVKEKIKNIERIFIMSHSDFLLSIAYQNFLLNLLENMRLLGENWCLCPKTIIIDKGQIFPCIRAYQFKLKHLPKGLCSQCRYELLNIFSNTSLIGNEELVNLHFRLGLTCFEKEEIEIASKHFYQALKFVPSDEKEDVYYYLGLCQAQLGEYDLAIEYLKKANIQHYNTYFYLGFSYFQKGNFLKAKENLEIALNFFPPLEEKLMIALYLGHVYKELKMYKDAIFLLKDIEKKIPVKEIYNLMGTCYFKLNSYEEAVFCFKKAISLDPNSAIDHANLCLALKALNKKEEAKFHCEKALSLDPTIEFAYKALNELKEI
- a CDS encoding Hsp20/alpha crystallin family protein yields the protein MFEILPWRARRELESLRKEMDRLWESFFGERVGLEPIEGWAPALDVTETKDNLVVKAELPGVDPKDVEITLSGNVLSIKGEKKQEKEEKDEDYHLVERRYGSFVRTIRLPVEVDEDKIEASYKNGILKIVLPKSEKAKKKEIKIKVE
- a CDS encoding B12-binding domain-containing radical SAM protein, whose translation is MRILLIEVNPFAPPTIPISLGYIAAFLKKEGFDVKILNISQEGEYSIKKLGNFIKEFSPQLVGFSTYQRNILFVLGFARFIKEINKEIKIALGGPQITFMPSEALREMPMVDYLCRSEGELSLLSIVKAIAGGNPFNGIQGATYRVDGEIKEGEPIKGYENLDNYPSPHLMDIFDYNPVEEVILITSRGCPFNCVFCYTPQASGHKIRFHSIERVLEEIKWIVKKGKNQLWFADPNFSFKGERVHQLLEGILREGLKVKIWLETRVDLIDEEMIKKMKRAGVHTIAYGLESASERILKIIKKKISIEQLEKAIFLAQKNGIEVEVFSLFALPGETFKEALQTLEFVKAHGIKIQGNSNAQQMQLYFGSPITNNYQKYGIKPFSEKRPLYISIGDRYETETMSREEIATIKKLWREHSLDKGRRIVS
- the folE2 gene encoding GTP cyclohydrolase FolE2, which encodes MKNIVDVQNLPDTRRIEIDKVGIKNISYPITVLDREKGKQKTVASINMYVGLPHQFKGTHMSRFVEILNEYQEELISLKSIKEILKKMKERLNAVSAHLEIEFPYFIEKKAPVSKTKGLMEYRCRLVGSLKNKLDLEVGVKVPICTLCPCSKEISDFGAHNQRGIVNLRLRFKKFVWLEDIIQLVEKAGSSQIYSVLKRIDEKYVTEQAYQNPKFVEDVVREIAEKLLADDNITWFAVEAENFESIHNHNAYAYIERKKY
- a CDS encoding PocR ligand-binding domain-containing protein, which encodes MKLTDILPVEEWQKLAEEIFKKFDMNASVNDEEGFIIHPAPGWANEICPKIKGGEETRTVCASAHQYLMKMAQEKNAPAEGECDVGFTKFVVPIFYEGKFLGTAGGCGFLMEGNELDTFYIAKLLHLSEDEVENMAAKVKVFSESDLKEAIAFVEKRIKEILSK
- a CDS encoding DHH family phosphoesterase, with the protein product MTFKSVKEKLEKLYAILSPEDKVLIIIFPDPDAIASAWALKRLLWRRVQTVTIAYIRETKRLDNLAMLKLLKINICSFSDIELSSFTKLAIVDSQPSHFSELKDIFFHIIIDHHPLNGEIEGNFIDIVPECGATATLLTEYLRRARIKPSSALATALFYGIKTDTQNFAFRGTERDIKAFRYLFNYINHTIIRKIEGSEISLNNIPYFKKAFNVMQVNLAQHQIFIYLGKITESDICVILADFFLKIAEISWSIVAGRYKNRLIIIFRSDGYRKHAGRLAERAFGHLGQAGGHKEMARAEIPLNRLKDILRSFTDKDIKQFILKQIIKMGS